The DNA region cATAACATGAGGATGATGTTTCTAGGCAATTATCATATGTCTTCAAAAGTGTAGATGAGTGATCATCCTCTGGGTTTACACAGACGCAGCGAGGTTGTTGACCCCCAGGGCTGTAGAGCTGGCGTGGCAGACCAGCCCAATCTCTTGAGATGCCACCGCTGTAGAAAGAAACAGTATACTTAGTGGTATTTTAAGAGCAGGGGCTAAATGTATTACTCAGTGTAAGTTTTGCATACCATGTGTGGCAGAACATGCATTCATGTAACCCATCTACTGACATGACAAATTGTACCATCTGTATAATGGTCTAGCAAAATaaatgattctgattctgaaccAAAAGGGGTCatgatgtagatgtagtgtagggacgcccggccggaagcaggcgggctgtcgattGTGTACCGCCATGGGGCCATGGTCTAAATTTATAGATATGTTACTGATAGTTAGGTGTGcaacaacaaaaacaatattatatacaAGATTAGCAAGAACAAGATGTAACACCATCTCATTCCTACACATAACTGCATTCTGTAAGCAACTAACAAACAATGATAGTACCTCGTCTTTGTACACCACACCCGAGTGCCTTCACTGGAGGTCCACTCCATGTTGCATGGCGGAATCTTGCCCTCCTGCTTCTTAGCTATCTCCTTCTCTATTGTGCACTCATCTATTTTGCCATCAAATAATTTCGAATATTCTGTTTTTCTTCCCTGTTCATCATAAAATCTGCCAATCAGTAAACCTGCAAAGATATTGGACTAGAGCACTTggaatgaaatccaaaaaaaaaaaaaacatttttatgcaGACACAATTTATCTAAAATCTAGATCATGCAcagtttacaaaataaaattacctatttACAGTGGTTATGGGGAAAGTCTCAACTGTAGATGAGATCCTAATTTAtaatgttgttttaaatttatattacagAGAAAGCTTATTGTGGAGTCTAGCTTTGAATCagtatcaaattatatttcataaataGTACAAGATGTGTCTAACAAGCaatttttctataaaaaaaatatatgttgcctatgctacatttaattactaagaaaaaatataataagattgctagagtctggctagccaaaaattgttgacagatatttcgttgttgtatcaccaattgtctatgatttaaaaaaaagctaaaagtcagttgtaaatttatgtcattcattcaaattgtttgcggtttataaggggtttattttaaataatattaataatttctgtACCGAGTGAGGtttgcaaactattatttaagctcgtaaataattacgacaatgtgcgatgtcgacgtgtagcgttgtataacgaaaaactgcaatgtttacaagtcctaaccaaatgtaaacaaattaggaggttggtgctctataaatattttgatactttaagtactagttctaacatttgcctattactttgattaagtaagtgaatttattaatgcctgaatctcataaacaggacaagtgtataaagaaacggaaaagctaaaagttctgaaaaatatctataaaatctaaatattgcaaCGTAAACATAAGTGTtttcgttgactgtactttaaatagtggtagaaattatgtgagctgactttgagtgcacgtaagcgtttatttaacttatttccttaggtaccttacttgtgcacagaaaatcaaaaatgttgtctagtatcaaaactataattcctactaaacaaagtgtgaccagccaaagattttttgaatttcccgccaaacatttgtgtaaaatttcagtagccagactctactaACCTACAGatgtatatttttcttttaaggtATTCTTCCAGTTGATCAAGTTGAACAACTCATTACAGGACAGAGTTAGCACATTGTCCTTGTCTTCACTCTCATCTTGAAAGTCTCCTGTTATAAAAGCTCGAGAGCCATCCTTCcctaaaacaataaaaagattattcagtttttattaaaatggtATTCAGAAAAATGTAccaaaaccacagaataaataatagtactaggtacagaaaactcacCCTCTAACAAAACACATCTGTCAccatcagcacagatatggccactaTAGCTAGATatggtggcgacagcgccacgcgcggcttatggcaaacccaaaattggggtagaccggatgtacttttagctacctgtagcaaagcgaccaaatcgcggagtgagccacgcctccCAAAACTTACAATTTATCATAGCAACTAggaacaacatacaaaattatgtctcatatttgaatttaaactgtgCACATATCAGATTTAGTAAGTGCCGCGACAcaagaaaagaaacataaattCACCTGAATGATCGGACTGAATGGAAAGGATTCCTTAACAACCTTTTGTATCATAAGTTGGATACCATCACTCATACCACTGTTTAAAATTGTACAGCtgaatattataatatagaAACTGGACCAAAATGTAACTATTTATACAGGTTTTCAAGTAAATACAAATAACCTTACCCACAAAGTAATGATATGGTGCATCGCTGCTGTAATGCCTTTTGCCCTCCGTCACATCGTAAACAACACCCATTAAAGCCaaatacagtttatctttttttAATCCCTTATATTCTGCTAATTGTGAAGGCGAGAATATACCTTCAATATTATTCTCATGTCGTAAAAGTAAACTTTTACAACTTTCAAACAATTCCTCCAAACGAGTTCTAAAGAAAACACTTGCTGTAAGTACAATTACCGTaaacaaaactgtttttttacCAAACATTGTtctaatgtatttttatttatatacaatttATCACAGATACGTATTTTACcggtaaataattaattagaatttaaattgcaaacattttGAACTTTCGGTTTGTGATTTGTGATGTGGTAAGGTCAATGACCGAGAGGACAGTGACAGATACTGGATCAATATTTATAGCCATAACAGACTACCTACCGCACCGCACTGAGACCTTGTGCgctgcacccatatttttttaGCAGCGATAAAGCCAAGTACTCACAGTCAGGAGCTCATTCTCGATAAAAACGTATTAATATACAGAAGTAccaacaaaataacatgaaAGATATTGTTTATGCAAGTCAACTActttttgttgtttttgttttcttatcTGTCAGCATGATCACCTGTCAAGTCATATGGTTATGTTTGCTGCTCaaaaatcaatattatttattgtcaaaATGAAGCTTTATCACCAGTTAAGAAAATATGCAACTTCAAATGCACGAAGAGTCGTGGTTACCGGTCTAGGCGTAGTTAGTCCATTAGGTTGTGGAACGAAATTAGCATGGAATAACCTTTTAAAAGGTCACTGTGGGATAGTAGCCCTTCAAGGGGAGGAATACTCTAAATTACCCTGTAAAGTTGCCGGTCTAATACCGACGCAAGAAGGTGATGATGTTACAAAGGCACTATCTAAATCCAATTTAAGATCAATGGCTCCGGCTACTTGTTTAGCTCTTTTAGCTACATCAGAAGCATTAAATGATGCTATATGGTTACCAGAGTCTGATAAAGACAAGGAGAATACCGGTGTTGCTTTGGGGATGGGAATGATAGACTTGAAAGACGTTTGCGATACAAATGATGCTTTAAAATTAGGTTACAATAAAGTTAGCCCATTTTTTGTACCAAGAATATTACCTAACATGGCAGCAGGCCACATAAGTATAAAGTATGGCCTCAGAGGCCCGAACCATGCTGTTTCAACAGCTTGTGCAACGGGTGCTCATTCAATAGGAGATGCTTTTCGGTTTATTAGGAATGGAGATGCTGATGTAATGGTGTGCGGAGGAGCTGAGTCCTGTATTAGTCCTCTAGCTATCGCTGGCTTCTGCCGGTTACGAGCTCTCAGTACTGCCTTCAATGATACGCCAGAGCAAGCCTCAAGACCATTTGACAAGAAGAGAGATGGATTTGTAATGGGTGAAGGTGCTGCTGTATTAATCCTAGAAGAGTATGAACATGCTGTCAACCGAAATGCTAAAATGTATGCGGAAATATTAGGCTATGGGTTATCAGGAGATGCTTCCCATATAACAACCCCTAGAGAGGATGGGACTGGAGCAGTGTTATCTATGAGTAGAGCTCTGCGAGACAGCAACATTGACAAAGAACAGATAACTTACATCAATGCTCATGCCACATCCACTCCCGTTGGTGATGGAATTGAATCAACAGCAATTAAAGCTCTATTCCAGAAGCACAGCACTAATATCTCTGTATCATCTACTAAGGGTGCTCACGGTCACTTGCTGGGGGCAGCAGGCAATCTGGAAGCTGTTTTTACTGTGCTCACTTGCCACCATGGAATATTACCTCCAACCTTGAACTTAGATGATGCTGTTGATGATTTAAATTATGTATCCAAAGTGTCTAAACCTTGGCAAGCAGAAAAGAGAGTAGCCCTAAAAAATTCCTTTGGCTTTGGAGGCACTAATGCCACACTCTGTATAGCTCAGTTATGATAAGTTCTTCTAATGATAAGCAGAAATATATTAGGCATTTATACCACACATTTCAATGGTATTTTTATTCCTTTCCTCTGTACTGTAGGAtggaaactaaattaaaacacaTATTTCTTGCATTAcaattgatatattttaaaactgagTTACAAATTTCTGATTTGATAACAATGACAAAACTGCCAAGGTAAATCCTGAACACTGGCTTACAGTTAACTCCTGATAACGAGCAATATTTTATTCATCATGTACCACATTATAACATTGAGTTACATAAagcaattgaaaataaaatagtttgatcaaaaaatgctactttatatatttctaagcattctaatattttatatagtaattatttttaaatgctGGGCATTATCCAGATGATTAATTCACAATTTATTTAATGGCCGAGTTCATCCAACGAGACTTTATCCTTCGAGTTAACGACTTCAACCATTACACTGCAGGTATCACAGGTGGCGCTCAACACCACCAACAATCGAATAACTATCGGGCGACACTATATATGAATCTTAATTCAACTAAAAGCACCCTGACGAGCCTTCGCAGCCGGGCCGTGCGTTTACTAGCGGACTGATGTGATCAGATGGTGTTCGGACGCTTCCTTCTATTCTATGAGACATGATTGAcagaaataaaatatgtttaaaacaattatcaaaataaaaatgGCCGTTTCTATAGTTTGGAATAAATCATAGCTACAGATAATCAATAGCCATTTTACCAAATAACTGGATATTACACATGCAAGACATTTTTAGTAGACGATTAAGCGGATATAGATAGGTTTGTGCTTTCGAAGGTAAAATGACTATGATAGGGTCGGCGCGTGGAGTCAAGCGGCTtggtgcgcggcgcgcgcggccggcGCGGCGGGCTCGGGCTGCGGCGCGGGGTTGACGCAGAGCTGCGCGAACTTCTGCCGGAGGTTCTGTCGCAACTCCTGCCTTTTCTCTGTTATGTTTCGACGTGATTTGAATTCCAGCACCTCTTCTATAGGAATATAACTGGTGTCCTGCTCCTCGTCTGAAGAGCATGTTTCCTGTGAACAATTTGAATTGATGGGTTCTTAAAGTAATCAAAAACTAAAcactaaaataaaatgtaatgtgGAATCAGTGAACGAATATACAAGGAAacattctgtccgctcaattatgacccaacgtaaactaccccgcgataggcggtacttacaaactgctcgattggcaaccTCAGTTCGACCGAgttgacagtcagtgacaaatggctaaattggtttataaaaacaacgtttttttataACTAAAAATGGCTTCATGTGTCtggaagtggtgcagaagttactCTGCTCATACCAAAGCcactggaatcacttttcacatgTAAGTAAACAGATAAATTcactaaaatttggaataaatatGACGACATTTTTTCAATattaccgtgctaagctaaaacgtaacaccTGCATACTACTTTCATaataacatacgactttttaaattacgaggataatagggatgatgttatgctaaatgaagtagacaaTTTTATTAACTTAGTTTGATTTAGGTATCCTACATAttgtaataaattccttcttacataTTTACTCAtatcattattttttctttcatggGATGGAGGtataaaaactacctagttatttcaaattacctAATTATCAAATTTcgtattataaactgaaataatatATAGTAGTTATTCtacttaataaaaacaaattaaaatatttcctggaaaataatttaatttgttcaaatacttcatagtaaatttcgtattgttattCTAGTATTTGTTATGTTACTTTCCATTTAGATTCCCTTAAGAtcctattcgcagagaactatggacaaaagctgtccaattagaaaGACATGAAATTGATTGGATGCCTGACACGATCTAGAATATGATCTATTCATTTCAAAGATGAAGATTTCCACTTGTCAGAAAAAGGGTTCACGACTTTATGCAGCTTAATAAAACTGCTTTACCGATTTGTACCCATGAGATAAatatacccggtctcctatatgtaaatatgttttttctgtcactctttCAATGAATTAGTTtatcaaatacacacattatgaatatgttgatcatttgaagcCACCCTCTGCTGTCACGACTATATGCTACGACCAGGtactctctcaagccatttccgtcagcagAAAAGAGCgccaaatttagaaaatgtaagcgcgcgacggttatggtcccatacaaaattttaattttgcgcctttttctactgacaatctTGCTTGAccggttatatatatataaaatatttccattggaactaaAAGTGGGGATGAGCCTTTATCGTGTCTCCGCCTGTTCAAAattttttgacccgattcgtgtacccatgtaaattttgcaggctgaatagcctgtccgatttctaagatcaagctcGCCATAGATTTACTATACTTGatcttgatcttagaaaaactgacagactatacctgaacgtgacttcgctctgccatacagattgataataaaatataccaagctgtaaaaaatacttataatagcggaatacatttatacaacaatgaatattttacttatgttgagttagtctgttatttttttaaataattatacgtgaattatttgactggttcttcaatgtattgcataaacctatccctgtccaagtcatattctaatcaaatatgaaccgcggactctcagcggccagtacgtacagcaagaaggttattagcggattaatgtcgctgattggtagttattgacgttatatgcatttcatctacacttagctatgtacatTTGTGTAATAGAGATGACTATTATTCCGTTTACCAGCTtcgattacaggctctgtaaacgtatcgtcttatttaaatgtaggcgtaattgtgtatgtgtgctaatttgtgCCGAGAATTTGAATGGCAATGTTCCCAAAGGCGGTTTCCTTGTATATGCCTTCGCTGTGTggaattaattaaaatgtaaagaGATCGCAAGTTATTGTAAAAGTCAGTAAAAATATTTCCGCATATATGAAATTTTTCTGCTCAGATACATTTTCATAATAAGTGGAAAAATAGCTTGAAAATTGAAAGTAGCAAATTTGATTCTTACCATTAACATTTCTTGTAGTGACAGTGGAAAACCGGAGCATGAAGTCTTATCGTTCTTATTGATATCTAAGCAGTCTCCTCTTTCATGGTTGCAGAACCCTTCCGAGCAGGCCACCTCCGAGCCCTCTGGGGAGCTCATGAGCGAAGACGAGCCTGAAATGGTCTCACAGCAGCCTCCATTGTTGCCCGAAGAGTAGCCGTAATCCTGAGAATGCTCGGTCGGGGAGAGGTTTCCGTTTTTGCCTCGTTTCTTGCCGGTTTTGATGGGGGAGCGGCGCTTGGAGTCGTCCTGGCACGACTGGCAGCTGTCGCCGCTGGCCTCGTAACACTGGGTGTAGTCTCGCGGGGATAACAGATCGGTTGGTGTGTCTCGCTCCTCCATGAGGCATTCTTCGCATTGGCACTTTTCTTCTGGTTCCTCGGAATCGGCCTCCTGTtgaaataaaaaatgcaatGTGTAAAAGGATCAATACAAAtggaaaatcaaaaaataacaGTGTACGCGCCAGATCTTAATGTTCCAACTATAAATGTCACGGGGTGAAATGTTTGCGGTATATGTCTAATTTGTGAACCTCTAACACAACTAAAAAAACAGATGAAGTAGGAAGATTCGGAATCCGGTACAAaaagcaacactcttaactgatGTACATTGGTGgattttattacaaaaggcataaggcccatcgatggacagttaacagtgtgggtacAACCAtactatacatttttttaaacttaaccATTACGTCATAATGAGTCATGCTAAAACGAGCTTACGTGGATCAACAAAGCTTGGAAGAACGAAGTTGAAGAATCTATTACCTAATacttattcaattcaattcaaataatttatttcagaataAAATTCCATATATgtaatacttagggcatactaaaAATTCAggggactggccacttagaaaaaaataaGTCATCTCATATATCAAAATCCTAAAagtttcagtatggcccacgtaattATGTACTACAGTATGTTCCTAACGCCTGTCGTgtgcggcgcgtcatcgtgacGTGAACCTTGTCGGAATGCGCGAAGGTTGATATTGAACTGACCCGTGAGGCATTTGAAGCCATTGTCGACAAAGGGTTAAGAAGGAATGTCATGAATGATATACAGCTTGCTGCGATTAGGCAATCATAGAAATTAACTATTTACGCTCACATAAGGACGAAAACACATAAACCTATAATCTACATGCTGGTAGCAATGGCAACTCGTCGCTGTCCCAATATTACAGTTcgatgttacattttcaagacagttgaaattcgacttaatgtaaCTATgataatgttcaaatttcagttcgataaaagtgacaCAGAaacctgtaatattgggccacagacaaaacatcctccaga from Cydia fagiglandana chromosome 6, ilCydFagi1.1, whole genome shotgun sequence includes:
- the LOC134665603 gene encoding neuferricin homolog isoform X3, which gives rise to MFGKKTVLFTVIVLTASVFFRTRLEELFESCKSLLLRHENNIEGIFSPSQLAEYKGLKKDKLYLALMGVVYDVTEGKRHYSSDAPYHYFVGKDGSRAFITGDFQDESEDKDNVLTLSCNELFNLINWKNTLKEKYTSVGLLIGRFYDEQGRKTEYSKLFDGKIDECTIEKEIAKKQEGKIPPCNMEWTSSEGTRVWCTKTSGGISRDWAGLPRQLYSPGGQQPRCVCVNPEDDHSSTLLKTYDNCLETSSSCYVKN
- the LOC134665319 gene encoding 3-oxoacyl-[acyl-carrier-protein] synthase, mitochondrial translates to MVMFAAQKSILFIVKMKLYHQLRKYATSNARRVVVTGLGVVSPLGCGTKLAWNNLLKGHCGIVALQGEEYSKLPCKVAGLIPTQEGDDVTKALSKSNLRSMAPATCLALLATSEALNDAIWLPESDKDKENTGVALGMGMIDLKDVCDTNDALKLGYNKVSPFFVPRILPNMAAGHISIKYGLRGPNHAVSTACATGAHSIGDAFRFIRNGDADVMVCGGAESCISPLAIAGFCRLRALSTAFNDTPEQASRPFDKKRDGFVMGEGAAVLILEEYEHAVNRNAKMYAEILGYGLSGDASHITTPREDGTGAVLSMSRALRDSNIDKEQITYINAHATSTPVGDGIESTAIKALFQKHSTNISVSSTKGAHGHLLGAAGNLEAVFTVLTCHHGILPPTLNLDDAVDDLNYVSKVSKPWQAEKRVALKNSFGFGGTNATLCIAQL
- the LOC134665603 gene encoding neuferricin homolog isoform X1 translates to MFGKKTVLFTVIVLTASVFFRTRLEELFESCKSLLLRHENNIEGIFSPSQLAEYKGLKKDKLYLALMGVVYDVTEGKRHYSSDAPYHYFVGKDGSRAFITGDFQDESEDKDNVLTLSCNELFNLINWKNTLKEKYTSSNIFAGLLIGRFYDEQGRKTEYSKLFDGKIDECTIEKEIAKKQEGKIPPCNMEWTSSEGTRVWCTKTSGGISRDWAGLPRQLYSPGGQQPRCVCVNPEDDHSSTLLKTYDNCLETSSSCYVKN
- the LOC134665603 gene encoding neuferricin homolog isoform X2; this translates as MFGKKTVLFTVIVLTASVFFRTRLEELFESCKSLLLRHENNIEGIFSPSQLAEYKGLKKDKLYLALMGVVYDVTEGKRHYSSDAPYHYFVGKDGSRAFITGDFQDESEDKDNVLTLSCNELFNLINWKNTLKEKYTSVGLLIGRFYDEQGRKTEYSKLFDGKIDECTIEKEIAKKQEGKIPPCNMEWTSSEGTRVWCTKTSGGISRDWAGLPRQLYSPGGQQPRCVCVNPEDDHSSTLLKTYDNCLETSSSCYVKN